One Mycoplasmoides pneumoniae FH genomic region harbors:
- a CDS encoding DHH family phosphoesterase, with amino-acid sequence MINIDPHFIHNLTNKLKTFDNFSLYVHVNPDFDAFGAAFAFKAFLAVYFPHKKAYVMGSHNIKADGKDLFPFEAAPIDDAFVKNSLAIIFDTSNQERVLTQKHKLAKETVRIDHHPKTESFADLEWIDPAFSAAAEMVGYLILQMGYELNAEMAAYIYAGIITDTQRFSSSATTPQTFALTAKLLETGFNRNKVHDAVYLKPLLEHKYFSYVLNKAKITPNGLAYALLKKGTYKQFGVVSPLPMVHALNNIKGVKIWTTCYFNEDIKKWIGSIRSRSIPINNFAQMFGGGGHKYAAAFVLDDKRQFMKLVEIMDDFLAKQKHVNS; translated from the coding sequence ATGATTAACATCGATCCCCATTTTATTCATAACCTAACTAATAAACTCAAGACATTCGATAACTTTTCGTTATATGTGCATGTAAACCCGGACTTTGATGCCTTTGGCGCTGCTTTTGCCTTTAAGGCCTTTTTAGCGGTTTACTTCCCCCATAAAAAGGCTTACGTGATGGGATCACACAACATTAAGGCTGACGGGAAAGATTTGTTCCCCTTTGAAGCGGCACCTATTGATGATGCGTTTGTAAAAAACTCATTGGCAATTATCTTTGACACCTCCAACCAAGAACGAGTATTAACCCAAAAACATAAATTAGCTAAAGAAACCGTGCGGATTGATCACCATCCTAAAACCGAGAGTTTTGCTGATCTGGAATGGATTGACCCGGCTTTTTCAGCAGCAGCAGAAATGGTCGGTTACTTAATCTTGCAAATGGGTTATGAACTTAATGCTGAGATGGCTGCTTACATTTATGCGGGTATTATTACCGATACACAGCGCTTTTCCAGTTCCGCTACCACCCCACAAACCTTTGCTTTAACTGCTAAGTTACTAGAAACTGGATTTAACCGCAATAAGGTTCATGATGCAGTTTATCTAAAACCACTTTTAGAACACAAGTACTTTAGCTATGTCTTAAACAAAGCCAAGATCACCCCGAATGGTTTGGCTTACGCACTTCTTAAAAAAGGGACTTATAAGCAGTTTGGGGTGGTCTCACCACTACCGATGGTGCACGCTTTAAACAACATCAAAGGAGTCAAAATTTGGACGACTTGTTACTTTAACGAAGACATTAAGAAGTGAATTGGTTCCATTCGTTCACGCTCAATTCCGATTAATAACTTTGCGCAAATGTTTGGTGGTGGTGGGCACAAGTATGCTGCTGCCTTTGTGTTGGATGACAAGCGTCAGTTTATGAAGTTAGTGGAAATTATGGATGACTTTTTAGCCAAACAAAAGCATGTCAACAGCTAA
- the thiI gene encoding tRNA uracil 4-sulfurtransferase ThiI, giving the protein MGLHNEPNTILICRYGELVLKGKNRLQFVKQLKKNVKQAFKKLSITNPVDYQFDMLVVGEVISTQRSLLKNLFTRLPGLSVCLFALQIPHDEAQLLALLQQVVQSHPSFKIEVRRRDKLFACNSSAFKKYLALQLWEKYQLKGKLVDPAITVHVEVTKEHFLIISESFNGIGGLPVFTSGTALALLSGGIDSPVAASLVLQRGFNVDFITFINEPGHNAATIGKIQRLANLVSLNQTLCTGRLFVFDFTDLQKELSHISLEGYRIVLMRRCFYKIASLFKYDCLITGEALGQVASQTIDNLKVIQAVVPNTFVIRPLIGLSKDKIIEWAKALGTFETSIEHHMDTCTVFAPKKPTTKAKLAIVEKLESELLFVRELIEAGVKKLQND; this is encoded by the coding sequence ATGGGATTGCATAATGAACCAAATACTATTCTAATCTGCCGTTATGGCGAACTTGTTTTAAAGGGCAAGAACCGCTTGCAGTTTGTCAAACAACTCAAAAAGAACGTTAAACAAGCCTTTAAGAAACTAAGCATTACTAACCCAGTTGACTACCAGTTTGACATGTTGGTAGTGGGTGAAGTAATTTCCACCCAAAGATCGTTATTAAAAAATCTCTTTACCAGATTACCGGGTTTGAGTGTTTGCTTGTTTGCCTTACAAATCCCTCATGATGAAGCGCAATTGTTAGCACTGCTACAGCAAGTGGTACAATCCCACCCATCGTTCAAAATTGAGGTAAGACGGCGTGATAAATTATTTGCTTGCAATTCCAGTGCCTTCAAAAAGTACCTAGCTTTACAGTTATGGGAAAAATACCAATTGAAGGGTAAGTTAGTTGACCCTGCCATTACGGTGCATGTCGAAGTAACTAAGGAACATTTCCTAATAATTAGTGAAAGCTTTAATGGTATTGGTGGTCTACCGGTCTTTACTAGTGGTACTGCTTTGGCGTTACTGTCTGGTGGCATAGACAGTCCAGTAGCCGCTTCCCTAGTTTTACAACGAGGTTTTAATGTTGACTTTATTACTTTTATTAATGAGCCCGGACATAACGCTGCCACAATAGGCAAAATTCAACGGTTAGCTAACTTAGTTTCCCTTAACCAAACGCTTTGTACTGGGAGACTGTTTGTCTTTGACTTTACCGATTTACAGAAAGAGTTGAGTCATATTAGTCTGGAAGGATACCGGATTGTTTTAATGCGCCGTTGCTTTTACAAGATTGCTAGTTTGTTTAAATATGATTGTTTAATCACCGGGGAAGCATTGGGACAAGTAGCTTCACAAACAATTGATAATTTGAAGGTAATCCAAGCTGTTGTGCCCAATACCTTTGTGATTCGCCCGTTAATAGGCTTAAGTAAAGATAAAATAATTGAATGAGCTAAGGCACTGGGTACCTTTGAAACTTCAATTGAGCACCATATGGATACCTGTACTGTGTTTGCTCCCAAAAAACCAACTACTAAGGCTAAGTTAGCGATCGTTGAAAAGCTTGAGAGTGAACTTTTGTTTGTCCGTGAACTAATTGAAGCTGGTGTCAAGAAGCTGCAAAATGATTAA
- a CDS encoding MPN551 family DNA-binding protein, producing the protein MGFTKQYKIDFDIIDNQIVLSNNYFQKHKGSFRKITGTRFGKVIGISEYETSLKTWANMVKIYEDEFDETLSRAGQVIEPKIRDYVIAKTGFNFHSYDPKEVKWDLFPENPVFGGIPDGEPVDVYGKLAYDTNAPMLEIKTTSCDSLVYKKINGNLKIVFDENGMPIVKKINGKKDSWFDSNGKIVISPAYYCQIGLYLYLRNITKGMFAIAFLEPQDYVHPEWFEAKQRDIRLVPVQIDRKAFEVLTNKAQLWYNSFIRTGKSPQLTSQDWEWLRENGIA; encoded by the coding sequence ATGGGATTTACCAAACAGTACAAAATCGATTTTGATATTATTGACAACCAAATAGTTTTGTCAAACAACTATTTTCAAAAACATAAAGGTAGTTTTCGCAAGATTACCGGTACCCGATTTGGTAAAGTAATAGGTATTTCTGAGTATGAAACTTCACTTAAAACTTGAGCTAACATGGTCAAGATTTATGAGGATGAATTTGATGAAACACTCTCACGCGCGGGGCAAGTTATTGAACCCAAAATCCGTGATTATGTGATAGCTAAAACTGGTTTTAATTTCCATTCGTATGATCCCAAGGAGGTTAAGTGGGATCTCTTTCCTGAAAATCCAGTTTTTGGAGGAATTCCTGATGGGGAACCGGTCGATGTTTATGGAAAATTGGCTTACGATACCAATGCGCCGATGTTAGAAATTAAAACCACTTCCTGTGATTCTTTGGTCTATAAAAAGATTAACGGTAACCTCAAAATTGTGTTTGATGAAAACGGCATGCCGATTGTCAAAAAGATTAACGGAAAGAAAGATAGTTGGTTTGACAGTAACGGCAAAATCGTGATTAGCCCGGCTTACTATTGCCAAATTGGGTTGTATTTGTACTTGCGCAATATTACCAAAGGAATGTTTGCGATTGCTTTTTTAGAACCACAAGACTATGTGCATCCCGAATGGTTTGAAGCAAAGCAACGCGACATCCGTTTGGTACCAGTACAAATTGATCGCAAGGCCTTTGAAGTTTTAACTAATAAAGCACAGCTGTGGTACAACAGTTTTATTCGTACTGGTAAAAGTCCACAATTAACCTCACAAGACTGGGAGTGACTGAGGGAAAATGGGATTGCATAA